A single region of the Erythrobacter sp. HL-111 genome encodes:
- a CDS encoding outer membrane lipoprotein carrier protein LolA — protein MTFFFSGFRFRPRSVAAALALGLAGAFPLAAPLAPAAHAQQAGPGIDAAVAALRGISTMRADFTQIDRDGRRVSGTMTLKRPGKIRFDYGRDSDFLVVSNGKSLYVVDYEVKQVERYPIRRSPLGALLDPSRDVAKYGKLVPTAREDVLSVEVRDPSRPEFGVITMIFVKNARAPGGWELNSWVALDAQDHRTTVRLSNHRYGLSVAESTFDFDDPRPASRRPR, from the coding sequence ATGACATTTTTCTTTTCCGGTTTCCGGTTCCGCCCGCGTTCGGTCGCCGCGGCGCTCGCGCTCGGCCTTGCGGGGGCCTTTCCCCTCGCCGCGCCGCTTGCCCCTGCGGCCCATGCCCAGCAGGCCGGGCCGGGCATCGACGCCGCTGTCGCGGCGCTGCGCGGCATTTCGACCATGCGCGCCGATTTCACCCAGATCGACCGCGACGGCCGCCGCGTCTCGGGCACGATGACGCTGAAACGCCCGGGCAAGATCCGCTTCGACTATGGCAGGGATTCGGATTTCCTCGTCGTCTCGAACGGCAAGTCGCTCTATGTCGTCGACTACGAGGTCAAGCAGGTCGAACGCTACCCGATCAGGCGCTCGCCGCTCGGCGCGCTGCTCGATCCCTCGCGCGATGTCGCCAAATACGGCAAGCTCGTGCCGACCGCGCGCGAAGACGTGCTGAGCGTCGAGGTGCGCGATCCTTCGCGGCCGGAATTCGGCGTCATCACCATGATCTTCGTGAAGAACGCCCGCGCCCCGGGCGGCTGGGAGCTCAACAGCTGGGTCGCGCTCGACGCGCAGGACCACCGCACGACGGTGCGCCTGTCGAATCATCGCTACGGCCTGTCGGTCGCCGAAAGCACCTTCGATTTCGACGATCCGCGGCCGGCATCCCGTCGCCCGCGCTGA
- a CDS encoding RluA family pseudouridine synthase, whose protein sequence is MTIPILYEDAEALVIDKPAGLPVDRPKRGGPCLGDRLDELKLGFQRPPVPVHRLDTDTSGCLLLARNPKALKRFNRAFEARLVAKTYLAVLAGHPPGETGTVELSLAKVSSAEKGWRMIAAKKGKSAISHWELVELLGEHSLVRFRPETGRTHQLRVHALKGLGAPLLGDPVYGAGAVPGAARTMLHAAGITVPREGKPPVEARAPLPADFLALGASGG, encoded by the coding sequence ATGACTATCCCGATCCTCTACGAGGACGCCGAGGCGCTGGTGATCGACAAGCCCGCCGGGCTCCCGGTCGACCGCCCCAAGCGCGGCGGGCCGTGCCTCGGGGACCGGCTGGACGAACTGAAGCTCGGCTTCCAGCGCCCGCCCGTCCCGGTTCACCGGCTCGACACGGATACAAGCGGCTGCCTGCTGCTCGCGCGCAATCCCAAGGCGCTCAAGCGCTTCAACCGCGCGTTCGAGGCGCGGCTGGTGGCGAAGACCTATCTCGCGGTGCTGGCGGGTCATCCCCCGGGCGAGACGGGCACGGTCGAACTCTCGCTCGCCAAGGTCAGCTCGGCCGAGAAGGGCTGGCGCATGATCGCGGCGAAGAAGGGCAAGTCGGCGATCTCGCACTGGGAACTGGTCGAGCTTCTGGGCGAGCACAGCCTGGTCCGTTTCCGTCCCGAGACGGGGCGCACCCACCAGTTGCGCGTCCATGCGCTCAAGGGCCTCGGCGCGCCGCTGCTGGGCGATCCGGTCTATGGGGCGGGTGCGGTGCCGGGCGCTGCGCGGACCATGCTCCACGCTGCCGGCATCACCGTCCCGCGCGAGGGCAAGCCGCCGGTCGAGGCCCGCGCGCCGCTCCCGGCCGATTTCCTCGCGCTCGGGGCGAGCGGTGGATAG
- a CDS encoding EF-hand domain-containing protein — MNKLALTFSSAALALALGVGGIALAAQDGPRPGGADSDGDGLVTLAEAKARAAERFERMDANGDGVIDAEDRAARQAGRFARADADGDGEITAAEIAAMREAREARRAERREARLARMMERFDSDGSGGLSEAELAAMREARVEMLGEGRGRGMGHARRGGGMHGMKMLARADTDGDGAVSRPEFDAMVEARFAALDTDASGTISAGEREAARAQSKARMMERRAAPPAE; from the coding sequence ATGAACAAGCTTGCCCTCACCTTTTCGAGCGCCGCGCTCGCGCTCGCCCTCGGCGTCGGCGGCATCGCCCTTGCCGCGCAGGACGGGCCGCGCCCGGGCGGTGCCGACAGCGACGGCGACGGGCTGGTCACGCTTGCGGAAGCAAAGGCCCGCGCGGCCGAGCGGTTCGAGCGGATGGACGCCAACGGCGACGGCGTGATCGACGCCGAAGACCGCGCCGCGCGGCAGGCCGGGCGTTTCGCCAGGGCCGATGCCGACGGCGACGGGGAAATCACCGCCGCCGAGATCGCCGCGATGCGCGAGGCGCGTGAGGCGCGCCGCGCCGAACGCCGCGAAGCCCGGCTGGCCCGGATGATGGAACGCTTCGACAGCGACGGGAGCGGCGGCCTGTCCGAGGCGGAACTCGCCGCCATGCGCGAAGCGCGTGTCGAAATGCTCGGCGAAGGCCGCGGCCGCGGGATGGGCCACGCCCGCCGCGGCGGCGGGATGCACGGCATGAAGATGCTGGCCCGCGCCGACACCGATGGCGACGGGGCGGTCAGCCGGCCTGAGTTCGATGCGATGGTCGAGGCCCGCTTCGCCGCGCTCGACACCGACGCCTCGGGCACGATCAGCGCCGGGGAACGCGAAGCCGCCCGCGCGCAGAGCAAGGCCCGGATGATGGAACGCCGCGCCGCCCCGCCCGCCGAATGA
- a CDS encoding response regulator, with translation MTPASDRPRILLVDDEPDLREPLAEYLAGQGFAVTEAESAAAARARIAESTPDLVLLDIMMPGEDGLSLCRHLVETRRLPVIFLTARSEATDRIVGLELGADDYVVKPFEPRELVARIRTVLRRVLRGASPQERAEDWHYLFEGWRLDPLKRKLTDPEGVCVPLSTAEFRLLRALLDHPRAVLDRDRLLDMVQGRTAHLFDRAVDNQISRLRRKVEADSRNPLLIQTVRGGGYRLAAEVRRVPPDSAP, from the coding sequence ATGACCCCGGCGTCCGACAGACCCCGCATCCTCCTCGTCGACGACGAGCCGGACCTGCGCGAACCGCTCGCGGAATATCTCGCCGGGCAGGGCTTCGCCGTGACCGAGGCCGAAAGCGCCGCGGCCGCGCGCGCGCGGATCGCCGAAAGCACGCCCGATCTCGTCCTGCTCGACATCATGATGCCGGGCGAGGACGGCCTCTCGCTGTGCCGCCATCTCGTCGAGACGCGCCGCCTGCCGGTCATCTTCCTGACCGCGCGGAGCGAGGCGACCGATCGCATCGTCGGGCTCGAACTGGGCGCGGACGATTACGTGGTCAAGCCGTTCGAGCCGCGCGAGCTCGTCGCCCGCATCCGCACCGTGCTGCGCCGGGTCCTGCGCGGGGCTTCGCCGCAGGAACGGGCCGAGGACTGGCATTACCTCTTCGAAGGCTGGCGGCTCGACCCGCTCAAGCGCAAGCTGACCGATCCCGAAGGCGTCTGCGTCCCCCTTTCGACCGCCGAATTCCGCCTGCTGCGCGCCCTGCTCGACCATCCGCGCGCCGTGCTCGACCGCGACCGCCTGCTCGACATGGTGCAGGGCCGCACCGCGCACCTGTTCGACCGCGCGGTCGACAACCAGATCAGCCGGCTGCGCCGCAAGGTCGAGGCCGACAGCCGCAACCCCCTGCTCATCCAGACCGTGCGCGGCGGCGGCTACCGCCTCGCCGCAGAGGTGCGTCGCGTGCCGCCGGACAGCGCCCCTTGA
- the pabB gene encoding aminodeoxychorismate synthase component I: MADQKPPTPFVLLDDARAAGSDPADALFFEAPRAVFRAVRPGEVAGALEAADRALREGGGTLAGYVAYEAGLALEGRLADLAARRSGAAGPLVWLGLFDPPERIAAGEVPGWLEARREAGGGSGNEARIGPLEPQLSPGGHEAAFAALRERIAAGDIYQANLTYSQAGSYRGDPVALYAALRPAAGAGHGALVFDGSHWLLSFSPELFFALDGREARVRPMKGTRPRSADPAEDAALAEDLAASVKDRAENLMIVDLMRNDLSRVAVPGSVRVETRFAVETYPTVHQMVSGVRAELAEGRGALDLVRALFPCGSITGAPKIRAMELLGEVERDSRGPYCGAIGRIDAPDAEGRSSAAFSVAIRTLRLTPVENGQGEAVLGVGSAIVADSEGLAERRECEVKAGFVRRAAPDLAAPACDLIETMRFEPESGIALLERHLARMKRSAAELGFSFDRHAARNQIQALCFELEEPAKLRLLASRGGAIALESAGLPQPRGEPMAAIALPLPVDPSDWRLRHKTSDRGFYEDGLEAARAMGAGECLFVREDGLVTEGCFTTVFAERGGELLTPPARLGLLPGVLREALIEEGRAREAELTLDDLADGFLLGNAVRGLFPARLA; this comes from the coding sequence ATGGCCGACCAGAAGCCTCCCACGCCATTCGTGCTGCTCGACGATGCGCGCGCAGCCGGCAGCGATCCGGCGGACGCGCTGTTCTTCGAGGCCCCGCGCGCCGTGTTCCGCGCGGTCCGGCCGGGCGAGGTCGCAGGCGCGCTCGAAGCCGCCGATCGCGCGCTGCGCGAGGGCGGCGGGACGCTGGCCGGCTACGTCGCCTATGAGGCGGGCCTTGCGCTGGAAGGGCGGCTGGCGGACCTCGCCGCGCGCCGTTCCGGGGCAGCAGGGCCGCTCGTCTGGCTCGGCCTGTTCGATCCGCCCGAAAGGATCGCCGCGGGCGAGGTTCCCGGCTGGCTCGAGGCGCGGCGCGAAGCCGGCGGCGGATCGGGAAACGAGGCGCGGATCGGCCCGCTCGAACCGCAACTCTCGCCCGGCGGCCACGAAGCGGCCTTTGCGGCGCTGCGGGAAAGGATCGCGGCGGGCGACATCTACCAGGCGAACCTCACCTACAGCCAGGCCGGGTCCTATCGCGGCGATCCGGTCGCGCTCTATGCCGCGCTGCGCCCGGCGGCGGGTGCGGGGCACGGCGCGCTGGTGTTCGACGGGTCGCACTGGCTGCTGAGCTTCTCGCCCGAACTCTTCTTCGCGCTCGACGGCCGCGAAGCGCGGGTGCGGCCGATGAAGGGGACCCGTCCGCGCTCCGCAGACCCGGCCGAGGACGCCGCGCTTGCCGAGGATCTCGCCGCTTCGGTCAAGGACCGGGCCGAGAACCTGATGATCGTCGATCTGATGCGGAACGACCTTTCGCGCGTCGCCGTGCCGGGGAGCGTCCGGGTCGAGACGCGCTTCGCGGTCGAGACCTATCCGACCGTCCACCAGATGGTTTCCGGGGTGCGCGCCGAACTCGCCGAAGGCCGCGGCGCGCTCGATCTCGTGCGCGCGCTGTTCCCCTGCGGGTCGATCACCGGCGCGCCCAAGATCCGGGCGATGGAATTGCTGGGCGAGGTCGAGCGCGATTCGCGCGGGCCCTATTGCGGGGCGATCGGGCGGATCGATGCGCCGGATGCCGAAGGGCGATCCTCCGCCGCGTTCAGCGTCGCGATCCGCACGCTGCGCCTGACCCCGGTCGAGAACGGGCAGGGCGAGGCCGTGCTCGGCGTCGGCTCGGCGATCGTCGCGGACAGCGAAGGGCTGGCCGAACGGCGCGAATGCGAGGTCAAGGCGGGTTTCGTGCGCCGGGCCGCGCCCGATCTCGCGGCGCCGGCCTGCGACCTGATCGAGACCATGCGCTTCGAGCCGGAGAGCGGCATTGCCCTGCTCGAAAGGCATCTCGCCCGGATGAAGCGCAGCGCGGCAGAACTCGGCTTTTCCTTCGACCGGCACGCGGCGCGCAACCAGATCCAGGCGCTGTGTTTCGAGCTCGAGGAACCGGCGAAGCTGCGCCTGCTCGCCTCGCGCGGGGGGGCGATCGCGCTCGAGAGCGCGGGCCTGCCGCAGCCCCGGGGAGAGCCGATGGCGGCGATCGCCCTGCCGCTGCCGGTCGATCCGTCGGACTGGCGGCTGCGCCACAAGACCTCCGACCGCGGCTTCTACGAGGATGGGCTCGAGGCGGCGCGCGCCATGGGGGCGGGCGAATGCCTGTTCGTGCGCGAGGACGGCCTCGTGACCGAGGGCTGCTTCACCACCGTCTTCGCGGAACGCGGGGGCGAACTGCTCACGCCCCCGGCGCGGCTCGGCCTGCTGCCGGGCGTCCTGCGCGAGGCGCTGATCGAGGAAGGCCGCGCGCGCGAGGCGGAGCTGACGCTGGACGATCTCGCGGACGGTTTCCTCCTCGGCAATGCGGTGCGCGGGCTGTTCCCGGCGCGTCTCGCATGA
- a CDS encoding serine hydrolase — MRLALLRPLAGLALAVAGPAAASAPEGAPEPAPEQAPEQAPAPARVVVAFDRERIEPLIVEGVAERASGRAVAANDPVRIASISKLVMALAALRLAEEGVVDLNADVSDHLGWKLRAPGFPDAPVTLAQVLSHRAGLRDAGGYIIPLGDSLRQRLADPRSWYRDAPPGEAPFEYANLGSPLVASVLEAASGERYDDLVERLVFAPLGIEACVNWTRCSPGRIARAVALYRDTGEPARDFPGDLPPACAIPVAEGAACDLSGYVPGSNASVFSPQGGVRIGMVDLARLGQALVRGGEGVVSGESLAAMLASARPRVEGQAFFCGYGLGVQAIEMPGRPCIDPLFADGIPRFGHAGEAYGLRSGLWFDPESGKGLAYFVTAVPPRIGAEGASGFDPREIALVGRAQGLLEARGNAAGR; from the coding sequence GTGCGGCTTGCCTTGCTGCGCCCGCTGGCGGGGCTGGCGCTGGCCGTGGCCGGACCGGCCGCAGCCTCTGCGCCCGAAGGCGCCCCCGAACCGGCCCCCGAACAGGCCCCCGAACAGGCCCCCGCACCGGCGCGCGTGGTCGTCGCCTTCGATCGAGAGCGGATCGAGCCGCTGATCGTCGAAGGCGTGGCCGAACGCGCCAGCGGGCGCGCCGTTGCCGCCAACGACCCGGTGCGGATCGCGAGCATCTCCAAACTGGTGATGGCGCTCGCGGCGCTACGGCTTGCCGAGGAAGGCGTGGTCGATCTGAACGCCGACGTGTCGGACCATCTCGGCTGGAAACTGCGCGCGCCCGGGTTTCCCGACGCGCCGGTCACGCTGGCGCAGGTCCTCTCGCACCGCGCGGGGCTGCGCGATGCGGGCGGCTACATCATTCCGCTCGGCGACAGCCTGCGCCAACGGCTTGCCGACCCGCGCAGCTGGTATCGCGATGCCCCGCCGGGCGAGGCGCCGTTCGAATACGCCAATCTCGGCTCGCCGCTGGTTGCCAGCGTGCTCGAGGCGGCAAGCGGCGAACGCTACGACGATCTGGTCGAACGGCTGGTCTTCGCCCCGCTCGGGATCGAGGCCTGCGTCAACTGGACCCGCTGTTCGCCCGGCCGCATCGCCCGCGCGGTGGCGCTTTACCGCGACACGGGCGAACCCGCGCGCGATTTTCCCGGCGACCTGCCGCCAGCCTGCGCGATCCCCGTGGCCGAGGGCGCGGCCTGCGACCTTTCCGGCTACGTGCCGGGCAGCAATGCCTCGGTGTTCAGCCCGCAGGGCGGGGTGCGGATCGGCATGGTCGATCTCGCCCGGCTCGGCCAGGCGCTGGTGCGCGGCGGCGAAGGGGTGGTGAGCGGCGAAAGCCTCGCCGCGATGCTCGCCTCGGCCCGGCCCCGGGTCGAGGGCCAGGCGTTCTTCTGCGGCTACGGGCTCGGGGTGCAGGCGATCGAAATGCCCGGGCGCCCCTGCATCGACCCGCTTTTCGCCGACGGCATTCCCCGATTCGGCCACGCGGGCGAGGCCTATGGCCTGCGGTCCGGCTTGTGGTTCGATCCGGAGAGCGGCAAGGGGCTCGCCTATTTCGTCACCGCGGTCCCGCCCCGCATCGGCGCCGAGGGGGCGAGCGGCTTCGATCCGCGCGAGATCGCACTGGTCGGCAGGGCGCAGGGCCTGCTCGAAGCGCGCGGGAACGCCGCCGGGCGCTAG
- the arfB gene encoding alternative ribosome rescue aminoacyl-tRNA hydrolase ArfB, protein MDSGLLDRAHALAEESFLAGSGPGGQNANKVATAVQLRVNVHALRLPPPVFARLRELAGSKLTASGDLLVTARRHRTQEANRAEAREKLGELLEQAHRRPPRRAHTRVNRIGKVQRLKAKKARGQVKAKRGKIDRSDW, encoded by the coding sequence GTGGATAGCGGCCTGCTCGACCGCGCTCACGCGCTCGCCGAGGAAAGCTTCCTCGCGGGATCGGGGCCGGGAGGGCAGAACGCGAACAAGGTCGCCACCGCCGTGCAGCTGCGCGTCAACGTCCATGCCCTGCGCCTGCCGCCGCCGGTCTTCGCCCGGCTGCGCGAACTCGCCGGCTCGAAGCTGACCGCCTCGGGCGACCTTCTTGTCACGGCACGCCGTCACCGCACGCAGGAGGCGAATCGGGCCGAGGCGCGCGAGAAGCTGGGCGAACTGCTCGAACAGGCGCATCGCCGCCCGCCGCGGCGCGCGCACACGCGGGTCAACCGGATCGGCAAGGTGCAGCGGCTCAAGGCGAAAAAGGCACGGGGGCAGGTCAAGGCGAAGCGCGGGAAGATCGACCGGTCGGACTGGTGA
- the rpmG gene encoding 50S ribosomal protein L33: MAKPATVKIRLVSTEGTGFFYVTKKNPRNITEKMTFRKYDPVVRKHVEFKEAKIK, encoded by the coding sequence ATGGCGAAGCCCGCAACCGTCAAGATCCGGCTCGTGTCGACCGAAGGCACCGGCTTTTTCTACGTTACGAAGAAGAACCCGCGCAACATCACCGAGAAGATGACCTTCCGCAAGTATGACCCGGTCGTGCGCAAGCACGTCGAGTTCAAGGAAGCGAAGATCAAGTAA
- a CDS encoding sensor histidine kinase, which translates to MKRLLAQGLPPRSLLGQVMAVFALGLLIAQAISAVLLYRASEERREAAIVSSLAYRLIAEAGRSPEELARRAERRTERRAERSAGRRAAREARRAEPDAGERRRLPGRPPFAGPARIPAERTNAPPPLAGDARSSAYEDALARVLAAQDIAAGRILVAERRAGEDPFLRALVERRPRRTAPGWEERSIVIAAIERPGSGEWLTVRLPVQERPRGGLATILLQTAVIFVVVVLLLYFVLRRITRPLAALTARLADFSRAPGKALVLAESGPADTRRLIAAYNRMAARIAALLDEKDVMLGAIGHDLKTPLAALRVRIESVADERQRERMAAGIADITATLDDILALARVGHAGGSAEAVDLAALAGAVAEEFEDLGAPVEWVAQDGPRIVARVRETWAKRALRNLVANAVRYGGGARVVLLREDGEAVLAVEDEGPGIPADRIEAMMQPFARGEASRNRATGGAGLGLTLARAIAEAEGGSLRLANRAGGGLRAELRFPFG; encoded by the coding sequence TTGAAGCGCCTCCTTGCGCAGGGCCTGCCGCCGCGAAGCCTCCTGGGCCAGGTCATGGCCGTGTTCGCCCTTGGCCTGCTGATCGCGCAGGCGATCTCCGCCGTGCTGCTCTACCGCGCCTCGGAGGAACGGCGGGAGGCCGCGATCGTCAGCTCGCTCGCCTACCGCCTGATCGCCGAGGCCGGGCGCTCGCCCGAAGAGCTTGCCCGCCGCGCCGAACGCCGCACCGAACGCCGGGCCGAACGCAGCGCCGGGCGCCGGGCCGCGCGGGAAGCCCGCCGGGCGGAGCCGGACGCGGGCGAGCGCCGCCGCCTGCCCGGGCGCCCGCCTTTCGCCGGACCGGCCCGCATCCCCGCCGAACGCACCAACGCCCCGCCCCCGCTTGCAGGCGATGCGCGCAGCAGCGCCTACGAAGACGCGCTCGCCAGGGTGCTCGCCGCGCAGGACATCGCCGCCGGCCGCATCCTCGTCGCCGAGCGGCGCGCGGGCGAGGATCCCTTCCTGCGCGCGCTGGTCGAACGCCGCCCGCGCCGCACCGCGCCGGGATGGGAGGAGCGCAGCATCGTCATCGCCGCGATCGAGCGGCCGGGGAGCGGCGAATGGCTGACCGTGCGCCTGCCCGTGCAGGAGCGGCCGCGCGGCGGGCTCGCCACGATCCTGCTGCAGACCGCGGTCATCTTCGTCGTCGTCGTGCTGCTGCTCTATTTCGTGCTCAGGCGCATCACCCGCCCGCTCGCCGCGCTGACCGCGCGGCTGGCCGATTTCTCGCGCGCGCCGGGCAAGGCGCTGGTCCTCGCCGAAAGCGGCCCGGCCGACACGCGGCGGCTGATCGCGGCCTACAACCGCATGGCCGCGCGGATCGCCGCCCTGCTCGACGAAAAGGACGTGATGCTGGGCGCGATCGGGCACGACCTCAAGACCCCGCTCGCCGCGCTGCGCGTGCGGATCGAAAGCGTCGCCGACGAGCGGCAGCGCGAACGCATGGCGGCGGGCATCGCCGACATCACCGCGACGCTCGACGACATCCTCGCGCTCGCCCGGGTCGGCCACGCGGGCGGGTCGGCCGAAGCGGTCGATCTCGCCGCGCTCGCGGGGGCGGTGGCGGAGGAGTTCGAGGACCTCGGCGCGCCGGTCGAATGGGTCGCGCAGGACGGACCGCGAATCGTCGCGAGGGTGCGCGAAACCTGGGCGAAGCGGGCGCTCCGCAACCTCGTCGCCAATGCGGTGCGCTATGGCGGCGGGGCGCGGGTGGTCCTGCTGCGCGAGGACGGCGAGGCGGTGCTGGCGGTCGAGGACGAGGGGCCGGGCATCCCTGCGGACCGGATCGAGGCGATGATGCAGCCCTTCGCCCGCGGCGAGGCCTCGCGCAACCGGGCGACCGGAGGGGCAGGGCTCGGCCTGACGCTCGCCCGCGCGATCGCCGAAGCGGAGGGCGGCAGCCTGCGCCTTGCGAACCGGGCCGGGGGCGGATTGCGGGCGGAGCTGCGCTTCCCGTTCGGCTGA
- a CDS encoding helicase HerA-like domain-containing protein encodes MGGIFLGLGGNGEMQHLALSRANRHGLIAGATGTGKTVTLQGLAESFSARGVPVFVADVKGDLSGIAMPGSPTFKHADKLEGRAKELGMEDYAYSDNPVIFWDLYGEQGHPVRTTISEMGPLLLARLLDLNETQEGVLQIVFRHADENGLLLLDFGDLTALLQWANENAGELSGKYGNVSRASVGAIQRQLLSFEAQGADHFFGEPALEIDDFLKLDEQGRGFVNVLAADRLMRSPKLYATFLLWLLAELFESLPEVGDPDKPRLVFFFDEAHLLFDDAPDALQDKIEQVVRLIRSKGVGVFFVTQNPIDIPERVAGQLGNRVLHALRAFTKRDQRAIRAAAETFRINESLDTEQVITELRVGEALVSTLDEEGAPSVVQRTLIKPPRSRLGPVNAKERAIIQSVSPLAGKYDEAVDRESAEEVLLAKAEDAAATAAEVEAQGEEEVRKRPRKSPSIWEKALSRGTRVAAGSLAGAAAARVIGRRSRANPLASGLSSAAGLIATDLAGPVAGRFVRNLIGGLMR; translated from the coding sequence ATGGGCGGGATCTTTCTGGGACTGGGCGGCAATGGCGAGATGCAGCATCTCGCGCTGTCGCGCGCCAACCGCCACGGCCTGATCGCGGGCGCCACGGGCACGGGCAAGACGGTGACGCTGCAAGGCCTTGCCGAGAGTTTCTCCGCGCGGGGCGTGCCGGTCTTCGTCGCCGACGTGAAGGGCGACCTGTCGGGCATCGCCATGCCGGGATCGCCGACCTTCAAGCACGCCGACAAGCTGGAAGGCCGCGCGAAGGAACTGGGCATGGAGGACTATGCCTATTCCGACAACCCGGTGATCTTCTGGGACCTTTACGGCGAACAGGGCCATCCCGTCCGCACGACGATCTCGGAAATGGGGCCGCTGCTGCTCGCCCGGCTGCTCGACCTCAACGAGACGCAGGAGGGCGTGCTCCAGATCGTGTTCCGCCACGCCGACGAGAACGGGCTGCTGCTGCTCGATTTCGGGGACCTGACCGCGCTTTTGCAATGGGCGAACGAGAACGCGGGCGAACTGTCGGGCAAGTACGGCAATGTCTCGCGCGCCTCGGTCGGGGCGATCCAGCGCCAGCTCCTCAGTTTCGAGGCGCAGGGGGCGGACCATTTCTTCGGCGAGCCCGCGCTGGAGATCGACGATTTCCTCAAGCTGGACGAACAGGGCCGCGGCTTCGTCAACGTGCTCGCCGCCGACCGGCTGATGCGAAGCCCCAAGCTTTACGCGACCTTCCTGCTGTGGCTGCTCGCCGAACTGTTCGAAAGCCTGCCCGAGGTCGGCGATCCCGACAAGCCGCGGCTGGTCTTCTTCTTCGACGAGGCGCACCTGCTCTTCGATGACGCGCCCGATGCCCTCCAGGACAAGATCGAGCAGGTCGTCCGCCTGATCCGTTCCAAGGGTGTGGGCGTGTTCTTCGTGACGCAGAACCCGATCGACATTCCCGAACGGGTCGCGGGGCAGCTCGGCAACCGCGTGCTCCACGCCCTGCGCGCCTTCACCAAGCGCGACCAGCGGGCGATCCGGGCGGCGGCGGAAACGTTTCGCATCAACGAGTCGCTCGACACCGAACAGGTCATCACCGAACTGAGGGTCGGCGAGGCGCTCGTCTCGACCCTGGATGAAGAGGGCGCGCCTTCGGTGGTGCAGCGCACGCTGATCAAGCCGCCGCGCTCGCGGCTCGGCCCGGTCAATGCCAAGGAACGCGCGATCATCCAGTCGGTCAGCCCGCTCGCGGGGAAATACGACGAGGCGGTGGACCGCGAGAGCGCCGAGGAAGTCCTCCTCGCCAAGGCCGAGGACGCCGCCGCCACCGCCGCGGAAGTCGAGGCGCAGGGCGAGGAGGAGGTGAGGAAACGCCCGCGCAAGTCCCCCTCGATCTGGGAAAAGGCGCTTTCGCGCGGGACCCGGGTCGCCGCCGGCAGCCTCGCGGGGGCGGCAGCAGCCAGGGTGATCGGCAGGCGCAGCCGCGCGAACCCGCTCGCCTCGGGATTGAGTTCGGCAGCGGGCCTGATCGCGACCGATCTCGCCGGGCCGGTCGCGGGGCGATTCGTGCGCAATCTCATCGGCGGGCTGATGCGATGA